In a genomic window of Spartobacteria bacterium:
- a CDS encoding transposase, translating into MKQKRIKRDHLAYYHCMSRIVGREMLLGTQEKEHIRRLIRRVEGFTGVHVLTYAVMTNHIHVLLEEPERDAVQSMTDEELMRRLSYLYTEAELDEIKVRWVEWEMVGLVDLVMEDKQRYLVRMHDISEFMKQVKQRFSCWYNRHHGRYGTLWDRRFKSVLVEDGVALRTMAAYIEMNPVRAGMVDDPKA; encoded by the coding sequence ATGAAACAGAAGCGAATAAAACGAGATCATCTGGCGTACTATCATTGCATGTCGCGGATTGTGGGACGGGAAATGCTGTTGGGTACACAGGAAAAAGAGCATATACGGCGATTAATTCGGCGTGTGGAAGGGTTCACCGGGGTGCATGTGCTGACCTATGCGGTGATGACCAATCATATTCATGTGTTGCTGGAAGAGCCGGAACGCGATGCCGTGCAGTCGATGACGGATGAGGAACTGATGCGGCGGTTGAGTTATTTATATACAGAGGCTGAACTGGATGAGATTAAGGTTCGCTGGGTGGAATGGGAAATGGTGGGGCTTGTTGATCTGGTGATGGAGGATAAGCAACGTTATCTGGTGCGGATGCATGATATTAGCGAATTTATGAAGCAGGTGAAACAACGGTTTTCGTGCTGGTATAATCGGCATCATGGCCGATATGGGACGTTGTGGGATCGTCGGTTTAAGAGCGTGCTTGTTGAGGACGGGGTGGCTTTGCGAACCATGGCGGCCTATATTGAGATGAATCCGGTACGGGCTGGTATGGTGGATGATCCGAAAGCG
- the typA gene encoding translational GTPase TypA has protein sequence MKRQHIRNIAIIAHVDHGKTTLVDEILKQSDVFRDASAMQECFLDSNDLERERGITILAKNISIYYKDVKINLIDTPGHSDFGGQVERVLKMADGVILLVDAAEGPMPQTRFVLDKALKLHLKPMVVINKVDKPMADPDHALNLVFDLFVELNATDDQLDFPVLYASGKDGWADDTLEGPRDSIVPMLDAVLEKIPAPIYREGPTQFQMMSLDYNDYVGRIGIGRVFRGNLDCRIPYVLLKRDGSSTPVRIKQLFTFEGIEREEKTSVPCGDICAVVGVEDLDIGDTIADGDDPVALPPIEIDEPTIAMEFKVNDSPFFGQEAKFSTSRHLRERLFKETQRDVALRVDDVSGDSFKVSGRGVLHLSILCENMRREGYEMMVSQPQVIMKEVDGKRHEPIEALSVDAPLESAGRVIELVGMRRGEMTHMEQNGNRQMMEFTIPTRGLIGLRTRITTATAGEAIINHRFLKYAPHKGVVPSRINGVLISMDRGKIVAFAIDALQQRGTFFVAAGETAYEGMIVGEHCKDNDLVVNVQKSKQLTNMRASGTDRALKIAPPTKMSLEEALEYIAEDELVEITPENIRMRKVYLSDNDRKRFKRKKEASDD, from the coding sequence ATGAAACGGCAACACATAAGAAATATCGCGATCATTGCTCATGTCGATCATGGCAAAACAACGTTGGTGGACGAAATTCTCAAACAATCGGATGTATTCCGCGATGCATCTGCCATGCAGGAATGTTTCCTCGACAGCAACGATCTGGAGCGCGAACGCGGCATTACTATTCTCGCCAAAAATATCAGCATTTATTATAAGGATGTGAAAATTAACCTGATTGATACCCCGGGACATAGCGATTTCGGCGGACAGGTCGAGCGAGTGCTTAAAATGGCTGACGGCGTCATCCTTCTGGTAGATGCGGCGGAAGGTCCTATGCCGCAGACCCGTTTTGTGCTGGATAAAGCACTGAAGCTCCATCTGAAACCCATGGTTGTGATCAACAAAGTGGATAAACCCATGGCGGATCCCGATCATGCGCTGAACCTGGTATTTGATTTGTTTGTCGAACTGAACGCCACCGATGATCAGCTGGATTTTCCCGTCCTCTATGCCAGCGGCAAAGACGGCTGGGCGGACGATACACTGGAAGGCCCGCGTGATAGCATTGTCCCCATGCTTGACGCCGTGCTGGAAAAAATTCCTGCTCCCATTTACCGGGAAGGCCCAACCCAGTTTCAGATGATGTCGCTTGATTATAACGACTACGTGGGACGTATCGGCATTGGACGTGTATTCCGCGGCAACCTCGACTGCCGCATTCCCTACGTGTTGCTGAAACGCGACGGGTCATCCACTCCCGTGCGTATCAAACAGCTGTTTACCTTTGAAGGCATCGAGCGCGAAGAAAAAACATCCGTTCCCTGTGGCGATATTTGCGCGGTTGTCGGTGTGGAAGATCTGGATATTGGTGACACCATTGCCGATGGTGACGATCCGGTTGCGCTGCCGCCCATTGAAATCGATGAGCCCACCATTGCCATGGAGTTCAAAGTGAATGACTCTCCGTTTTTTGGACAGGAAGCCAAATTTTCAACCAGTCGCCATTTACGCGAACGTCTGTTCAAAGAAACCCAGCGCGATGTGGCCTTACGCGTCGATGATGTCAGCGGTGATTCTTTTAAAGTCAGCGGCCGCGGCGTGCTGCATTTATCCATTCTCTGTGAAAACATGCGTCGTGAAGGCTATGAAATGATGGTTTCCCAGCCGCAGGTGATCATGAAAGAAGTTGACGGAAAACGCCATGAGCCCATTGAAGCATTATCGGTTGATGCTCCGCTCGAGTCGGCCGGCCGAGTTATTGAACTCGTGGGAATGCGTCGCGGCGAAATGACGCACATGGAACAGAACGGCAACCGTCAGATGATGGAATTCACCATCCCGACGCGCGGTCTTATTGGGCTGCGTACACGTATCACCACGGCCACCGCCGGTGAAGCCATTATCAATCATCGCTTTCTAAAATACGCACCGCACAAAGGGGTCGTTCCCAGTCGTATCAATGGTGTCCTCATCAGCATGGATCGCGGCAAAATAGTCGCATTTGCCATTGATGCCCTGCAGCAGCGCGGAACATTCTTTGTCGCTGCCGGTGAAACCGCCTACGAGGGCATGATTGTCGGAGAACATTGCAAAGACAACGATCTCGTTGTTAACGTACAGAAAAGCAAGCAGTTGACCAATATGCGCGCATCCGGAACCGACCGCGCGCTGAAAATTGCACCGCCCACAAAAATGAGTTTGGAAGAGGCACTGGAATACATCGCAGAGGATGAACTCGTAGAGATTACGCCGGAAAACATCCGCATGCGCAAGGTGTATCTTTCTGACAACGACCGGAAGCGTTTCAAGCGCAAAAAAGAAGCATCGGACGATTAA
- a CDS encoding bifunctional acetaldehyde-CoA/alcohol dehydrogenase, with protein MEKETIEQIDVLETLIAKVKAAQAIYSTFPQEKVDAIFRSAALAANRARIELAKDAVEETGMGIVEDKVIKNHFASEFIYNSYKDTETCGVIEDDKTFGVQRIAEPIGLIAGIVPTTNPTSTAIFKALITLKTRNGIIFSPHPRAKKCTRKAAMIIEQAAVAAGAPAGLVACIEEPTVALSSALMQHPSINLILATGGPGMVKAAYSSGTPAVGVGAGNTPAVIDETAEIKMAVSSILMSKTFDNGVICASEQSVVVVEKVYDTVVNEFRSRGAYILNEEERKKVGATIIVNGRLNAAIVGQPAHKIAEIAGVTVPKDTKVLIGEAEIIGEEEPFAHEKLSPVLALYKGKDFDECVGKAVALIEFGGIGHTSVLYTNPSNEDRISKYGFAMKTGRILVNMPSSQGAIGDIYNFKLEPSLTLGCGSWGGNSVSENVGVKHLMNIKTIAQRRENMLWFKVPPKLYFKYGCLPIALRDLNRRKRAIIVTDHILFEMGFADRITNVLEEMGLETEVFYDVKPDPDLTTINKGLELMNTFKPDVIIAVGGGSPMDAAKVMRLMYENPDVRFEDMAMRFMDIEKRIYAFPDEDKKTIMVAIPTTSGTGSEVTPFAVVTDDATGAKYPIADYALTPELAIVDPELVMAMPPRLTAYSGIDALTHALEAMVSVLSTEFTNCQALEACRLIFKYLPASYANGKTDLKAREKVHYAACLAGMAFGNAFLGICHSMAHKLGAAHHLPHGLANALLINESIRYNATDNPLKQTAFPQNTYPTAKERYARVADYLNLGGKNNDEKVANLIKAIDKLKATLDIPASIKDAGVPEAEFLKTLDVLSENAFDDQCTGANPRYPMISEIKDLYLKAYKG; from the coding sequence ATGGAAAAAGAAACCATCGAACAGATAGATGTATTGGAAACACTGATAGCAAAGGTCAAAGCGGCTCAGGCCATCTATTCGACCTTCCCTCAGGAAAAAGTGGATGCTATTTTCCGGAGTGCCGCTTTAGCGGCCAACCGCGCCAGAATTGAACTGGCGAAAGATGCCGTGGAAGAAACCGGCATGGGCATCGTTGAAGACAAAGTGATCAAAAATCATTTCGCGTCGGAATTCATTTATAACAGTTATAAAGACACCGAAACATGTGGTGTTATTGAAGACGACAAAACATTCGGCGTACAGCGCATTGCTGAACCGATCGGTCTGATTGCGGGGATCGTTCCCACAACCAATCCGACGTCGACCGCCATTTTCAAAGCACTGATCACGTTGAAAACACGCAACGGCATTATTTTCAGCCCCCATCCCCGCGCAAAGAAATGCACTCGCAAAGCCGCCATGATCATTGAGCAGGCCGCTGTGGCTGCCGGTGCCCCTGCGGGTTTAGTTGCCTGCATTGAAGAACCGACCGTTGCGTTGTCGAGCGCGCTGATGCAGCACCCCTCGATCAACCTGATTCTGGCCACTGGCGGACCGGGTATGGTCAAAGCGGCTTACAGCTCGGGCACACCGGCTGTGGGTGTGGGAGCGGGTAATACTCCTGCTGTCATTGATGAAACGGCTGAAATCAAAATGGCGGTAAGCTCGATTCTGATGAGTAAGACGTTCGATAACGGCGTGATCTGTGCTTCGGAACAGTCGGTTGTGGTTGTCGAAAAAGTGTACGATACCGTGGTGAACGAATTCCGCTCGCGCGGCGCATACATTCTTAATGAAGAAGAGCGCAAAAAAGTGGGTGCCACAATCATTGTTAATGGCCGCTTAAACGCCGCTATTGTCGGTCAACCCGCCCACAAAATCGCTGAAATTGCCGGTGTAACCGTCCCGAAAGATACGAAAGTTTTAATTGGCGAAGCGGAAATCATTGGCGAAGAAGAACCTTTTGCTCATGAAAAACTGTCGCCGGTTCTGGCTTTATATAAAGGGAAAGACTTCGACGAGTGTGTGGGCAAGGCTGTGGCTCTGATTGAATTCGGCGGTATTGGACACACTTCGGTATTATATACCAATCCGAGCAATGAAGACCGCATTTCGAAATATGGTTTTGCCATGAAAACCGGTCGTATCCTGGTGAACATGCCGAGCTCGCAGGGGGCCATCGGCGATATTTACAACTTCAAACTGGAACCGTCGCTGACGCTGGGATGCGGAAGCTGGGGCGGCAACTCGGTCAGTGAAAATGTAGGAGTTAAACATCTCATGAATATTAAAACGATTGCCCAACGCCGCGAAAACATGCTGTGGTTCAAAGTGCCGCCGAAACTGTACTTCAAGTATGGCTGCCTGCCCATCGCACTGCGCGACCTGAACCGGCGCAAGCGCGCCATCATCGTCACAGATCACATTCTGTTTGAAATGGGTTTTGCTGATCGCATCACCAATGTTCTGGAAGAAATGGGACTGGAAACGGAAGTCTTTTACGATGTGAAACCGGATCCTGATCTGACGACCATTAATAAAGGGCTGGAACTGATGAATACGTTCAAGCCCGACGTGATCATCGCAGTCGGTGGCGGATCGCCCATGGATGCAGCGAAAGTTATGCGTCTGATGTACGAGAATCCCGATGTTCGTTTTGAAGACATGGCTATGCGTTTCATGGATATCGAAAAACGCATCTATGCCTTCCCGGATGAAGATAAGAAAACCATCATGGTGGCGATTCCGACCACCAGCGGTACAGGATCGGAAGTCACCCCGTTTGCCGTGGTTACCGACGATGCCACCGGCGCGAAGTATCCCATCGCGGATTACGCGCTGACACCGGAACTGGCCATTGTCGATCCGGAACTGGTTATGGCTATGCCACCGCGTCTGACTGCCTACAGCGGTATTGATGCATTAACTCATGCGCTGGAAGCGATGGTCTCGGTATTGTCGACGGAATTCACCAACTGCCAGGCATTGGAAGCATGCCGCCTGATCTTCAAATATCTGCCGGCATCCTACGCCAACGGCAAGACAGACTTGAAAGCCCGCGAAAAAGTGCATTATGCCGCTTGTTTGGCCGGAATGGCCTTTGGTAACGCCTTCTTAGGTATTTGCCACAGCATGGCGCACAAACTGGGTGCAGCGCATCATCTGCCTCATGGACTGGCCAATGCGTTATTGATTAACGAATCGATTCGTTACAATGCTACGGATAACCCGCTGAAACAGACGGCCTTCCCGCAGAACACCTACCCGACGGCCAAGGAACGGTATGCCCGCGTGGCCGACTATCTGAACCTGGGTGGCAAAAACAACGACGAAAAAGTCGCGAACCTGATCAAGGCGATTGATAAATTGAAAGCCACACTGGATATTCCTGCAAGCATCAAAGACGCAGGCGTTCCGGAAGCGGAATTCTTAAAAACGCTGGATGTTCTGTCGGAAAATGCCTTCGATGATCAGTGCACGGGTGCTAATCCGCGCTATCCGATGATCAGCGAAATCAAAGATCTCTACCTGAAAGCATATAAGGGATAG
- the priA gene encoding primosomal protein N' — MTEKAFQQDLFGGHKPSEAKHVARVVVELSLDKEFDYLIPEALLDQVSLGSLVRVPFRNQWKRGYVLEMATSTDIAVNKLKPIKAVIGTKPLLLEPVVQLLRWMAEYYAAPIEKAVQAVIPSIVRKRNESFKQLTFVGPGPRLTNADALDQIKKTMPRLVHIAEYFLAHPEDVTLQHVVTQLKTTSTSLHKLASADFLVVGKKNVDRSPSALRHVLPTQPLELMESQKRALEQVVASIDTGSPETILLLGVTGSGKTEVYLQAIQHARNQGKGAIVLVPEISLTPQTVERFQSRFGDDIAVLHSHLSDGERHDEWHRLYEGTAHIAIGARSALFAPVRNPGLIVVDEEHENSYKQDEMPRYNARDVAVMRGRVEHCSVLLGSATPSLESYANALSGKYALAVLPERADFRSMPLMNIIDMRNQKTKDGHNTMLSNDLIQAVEDRLRNGEQVILFLNRRGFSRSLQCPSCGFVMECPDCSIPLTYHKVTEEMRCHLCGHQRGVPAQCPECRDPAFRYAGYGTQRIEEMICKCFPKARIERMDSDVTSRKEAYERILGAFRSGKIDILIGTQMIAKGHHFPNVTLVGVINADTALNLPDFRAGERTFQLLTQVAGRAGRGEVPGEVMIQTFTPCHPVIQSVRRLDYIAYADEELAARQEFGYPPYRRMICLTFRGPDEAAVGELAFLVERRLRELFSPNQRISPAAPAPIARIKAAYRYQIILIVQSIRPASKRIRYVLDRLELPEGYHVVVDIDALNTM; from the coding sequence ATGACTGAAAAGGCTTTTCAGCAGGATCTGTTTGGCGGGCACAAGCCCAGTGAGGCAAAACATGTCGCACGGGTGGTGGTGGAATTGTCGCTGGACAAAGAGTTTGATTATCTGATTCCCGAGGCGTTGCTGGATCAGGTCAGTCTTGGCTCGTTGGTGCGTGTGCCTTTTCGCAATCAGTGGAAGCGCGGGTATGTTTTGGAAATGGCGACATCGACCGACATCGCGGTGAACAAGTTGAAGCCCATCAAGGCGGTTATCGGAACCAAGCCGCTGTTGCTGGAGCCGGTAGTTCAGCTACTGCGCTGGATGGCCGAGTACTATGCGGCCCCCATTGAAAAGGCGGTGCAGGCCGTCATTCCCAGTATTGTGCGAAAGCGGAATGAGTCGTTTAAACAGCTGACATTTGTTGGTCCCGGACCCCGTTTAACTAATGCTGACGCGCTGGATCAGATAAAAAAGACGATGCCCCGGCTCGTGCATATTGCTGAATATTTTCTCGCCCATCCAGAAGACGTAACGCTTCAACACGTCGTGACACAGCTGAAAACAACGTCGACATCACTGCATAAGCTGGCTTCGGCCGATTTTTTAGTTGTGGGGAAGAAAAATGTCGACCGTTCTCCATCGGCCCTTCGCCATGTGCTGCCGACTCAGCCATTGGAGTTAATGGAGTCACAAAAAAGGGCACTGGAACAGGTTGTAGCATCCATTGATACGGGATCGCCCGAGACCATATTGCTTTTAGGGGTAACGGGAAGCGGAAAAACGGAGGTGTATTTACAGGCGATTCAACATGCCAGAAATCAGGGAAAAGGCGCGATTGTCCTCGTTCCGGAAATTTCGCTTACGCCTCAGACTGTGGAGCGGTTTCAGAGTCGGTTTGGTGATGATATTGCGGTGCTGCACAGTCATTTATCTGATGGAGAACGACATGACGAATGGCATCGGCTCTATGAAGGGACGGCGCATATCGCCATTGGTGCCCGATCCGCGTTGTTTGCACCTGTTCGCAATCCAGGATTGATCGTGGTGGATGAAGAGCATGAGAACAGCTACAAACAGGACGAGATGCCGCGTTATAATGCACGAGATGTCGCCGTCATGCGCGGCCGAGTGGAGCACTGCTCCGTATTGCTGGGCTCTGCCACGCCATCTCTGGAATCTTACGCCAATGCACTGTCAGGAAAGTATGCACTGGCGGTACTGCCTGAGCGTGCCGATTTCCGGTCGATGCCGCTGATGAACATCATTGATATGCGCAACCAGAAAACCAAGGACGGCCATAACACTATGCTGTCTAATGACCTGATTCAGGCCGTGGAGGATCGTCTGCGCAACGGGGAACAGGTCATTCTGTTTCTAAACCGTCGAGGCTTCTCGCGATCCCTGCAATGCCCTTCCTGCGGATTTGTAATGGAATGTCCGGATTGCAGTATTCCGCTGACCTATCATAAAGTGACCGAAGAAATGCGCTGCCACTTATGTGGACATCAGCGGGGTGTGCCGGCGCAGTGTCCCGAATGCAGAGACCCTGCATTTCGCTATGCGGGGTATGGAACGCAGCGGATTGAAGAAATGATCTGCAAATGTTTTCCCAAAGCCCGCATTGAACGCATGGACTCGGATGTAACCAGTCGCAAGGAGGCCTATGAGCGCATTCTCGGCGCGTTTCGATCCGGTAAAATTGATATTCTTATCGGAACACAAATGATTGCCAAGGGGCACCATTTCCCCAATGTAACGCTGGTGGGAGTCATCAACGCCGATACCGCATTAAACCTGCCTGATTTTCGTGCGGGCGAACGAACTTTTCAACTGTTAACACAGGTGGCCGGTCGAGCTGGAAGGGGCGAGGTTCCCGGAGAAGTTATGATTCAGACCTTTACGCCGTGTCATCCCGTGATTCAGTCCGTACGCCGTTTGGACTATATCGCGTATGCAGATGAAGAACTGGCCGCTAGGCAGGAATTTGGATATCCTCCGTATCGTCGTATGATTTGTCTGACCTTCCGTGGTCCGGACGAAGCGGCCGTGGGCGAATTAGCCTTTCTCGTGGAGCGGCGTCTGCGAGAGCTGTTTTCACCGAACCAGCGCATTTCCCCTGCGGCTCCGGCCCCCATTGCACGAATAAAGGCCGCTTATCGCTATCAAATTATACTCATTGTTCAGTCTATACGTCCCGCATCAAAACGGATTCGCTATGTGCTGGATCGATTGGAATTGCCGGAAGGGTATCACGTTGTCGTGGACATCGATGCCCTCAATACTATGTGA
- a CDS encoding methyltransferase domain-containing protein gives MTEYWHIVSFQTEKEHSETICNWLREQWEIEPIELAKPMVPLVWIECYFTELPRALLASHVIPQHFDVKGMHVRGCGEKDWQDFWKHHFKINNIGKKLQIVPVWNQESADPQRIPIVLNPGLSFGTGDHFTTRFCLEQLDEIFAIRPVESLLDVGTGSGILATAAVKMGCRKVDAFDYDEVCLKYAAENLEINGVKKDITLFEHDLTAPWIRGSYDVVCANVFANLLMLCADQLRSMTRNRLIMTGILERDADAVAQSFIHRGGREVVRDGDGEWCGIVMDF, from the coding sequence ATGACGGAATATTGGCATATAGTTTCTTTTCAGACCGAAAAAGAGCATTCGGAGACCATTTGTAACTGGTTGCGCGAGCAATGGGAGATCGAGCCGATTGAACTGGCAAAACCCATGGTTCCGCTGGTCTGGATTGAGTGTTATTTTACCGAGCTACCGAGGGCTCTGCTCGCCAGTCATGTCATTCCACAGCATTTTGATGTGAAGGGGATGCATGTGCGTGGATGTGGCGAGAAGGATTGGCAGGATTTTTGGAAGCATCACTTCAAAATCAACAATATAGGCAAAAAATTGCAAATTGTTCCTGTATGGAATCAGGAATCCGCCGATCCACAGCGCATTCCCATTGTATTGAATCCCGGATTAAGTTTTGGCACAGGGGATCATTTCACGACACGTTTCTGTTTGGAACAACTGGATGAAATCTTTGCCATTCGCCCCGTGGAGTCGCTTTTAGATGTGGGCACAGGCAGTGGCATACTGGCAACCGCAGCGGTTAAAATGGGATGCCGGAAAGTGGACGCATTTGATTACGATGAGGTCTGCTTGAAATATGCGGCGGAAAATTTAGAAATCAATGGGGTGAAGAAAGATATTACGTTGTTTGAACATGATTTAACAGCCCCGTGGATACGCGGATCATACGATGTGGTGTGTGCCAACGTTTTTGCGAACCTGCTGATGCTGTGTGCAGATCAATTGCGGTCTATGACGCGTAACCGATTAATTATGACGGGGATACTTGAGAGAGATGCCGATGCGGTGGCGCAGTCATTTATCCATCGCGGAGGGCGTGAAGTGGTTCGCGACGGCGACGGGGAATGGTGTGGCATTGTGATGGATTTCTAA
- a CDS encoding GNAT family N-acetyltransferase, whose protein sequence is MMTIRLFDEGSDWLNVWRMIEPVFRAGETYTYSPDITEDEARNAWIRVPSATFVVVSDRQEIMGTYYIKPNQPALGSHVCNCGYIVAEDARGKGVASMMCEHSQREALARGFRCMQYNCVVSSNEAAVHLWKKHGFDIVGTLPQAFRHARLGYVDALVMYKQLVKRDLG, encoded by the coding sequence ATGATGACCATACGATTGTTTGACGAAGGGTCTGATTGGTTGAATGTGTGGCGCATGATAGAACCCGTTTTCAGGGCGGGGGAGACCTATACGTATTCGCCTGATATTACAGAGGATGAGGCCAGAAATGCTTGGATAAGGGTGCCTTCCGCGACCTTTGTCGTGGTGAGCGACAGGCAGGAAATAATGGGGACATATTATATAAAACCCAATCAGCCAGCACTGGGATCCCATGTCTGCAACTGTGGTTATATAGTCGCTGAAGATGCACGAGGTAAAGGTGTCGCGTCGATGATGTGTGAGCATTCTCAACGTGAAGCTCTTGCCCGCGGATTCAGGTGTATGCAGTATAACTGTGTCGTTTCTTCCAATGAAGCGGCTGTTCATTTGTGGAAAAAGCATGGGTTCGATATTGTCGGAACGCTCCCGCAGGCATTTCGCCACGCACGTTTGGGGTATGTTGATGCTCTGGTGATGTACAAGCAGCTTGTGAAGAGGGATCTGGGATAA
- a CDS encoding transposase → MRQKRIKRDRLAYYHCMTRVVGRQMLLGEVEKEHMRKLIRKVEGFTGVRVLTYALMTNHIHLLLEEPDRDTPVSDELLLRRMSSLYTEWEMQEITLRWADWLAQGNIDAVSEDKRRYTCRMHDISAFMKTLKHRFSFWFNRMYHRKGTLWEDRFKSVLVEGGDTLRTVAAYIEMNPVRAGLSVDPAEYRYCGFGEAMGGSLTARDGVIELMVQKGLVFGRDVARDWQKQSLRYFEEVLMYRQARDEGMDLTMLDEVRLGDSCGCRADLSTSRRLLCRNRYFTDGQVLGSREFVEAYFEENRVRFGPRRKTGGRKVKDCWQEDVYAVRDVGRKKSGLSSKLKE, encoded by the coding sequence ATGAGACAGAAAAGAATTAAGCGAGATCGATTGGCCTATTATCATTGTATGACGCGCGTTGTTGGTCGTCAGATGTTGCTGGGCGAAGTAGAAAAAGAGCATATGCGCAAGTTGATTCGAAAGGTCGAGGGGTTTACGGGCGTGAGGGTATTGACTTATGCGTTGATGACCAATCATATTCATTTATTGCTGGAGGAGCCGGACAGGGATACGCCGGTATCCGATGAATTGTTGCTGCGTCGTATGTCGTCACTCTACACAGAATGGGAAATGCAGGAGATTACCCTTCGCTGGGCGGACTGGCTGGCGCAGGGGAATATTGATGCGGTGTCGGAGGATAAACGTCGATATACATGTCGAATGCATGACATCAGTGCGTTTATGAAGACGTTAAAGCACCGGTTTTCTTTTTGGTTTAATCGCATGTATCATCGGAAGGGGACGTTGTGGGAGGATCGGTTTAAAAGTGTATTGGTCGAGGGTGGCGATACGTTGCGTACAGTGGCGGCCTATATTGAAATGAATCCGGTGCGCGCTGGATTGTCGGTTGATCCGGCGGAATATCGCTATTGTGGATTTGGTGAGGCGATGGGGGGATCTTTGACTGCTAGAGATGGTGTTATTGAGTTGATGGTGCAGAAGGGGCTGGTTTTTGGTCGTGATGTGGCGAGAGACTGGCAGAAACAGTCTTTGCGCTATTTTGAGGAGGTGCTGATGTATCGGCAGGCCCGGGACGAGGGTATGGATTTGACAATGCTGGATGAGGTGAGATTGGGCGATTCCTGTGGTTGTAGGGCAGATTTGTCGACATCCCGACGCTTGCTGTGTAGGAATCGCTATTTCACAGATGGGCAGGTGCTGGGCTCCAGGGAGTTTGTTGAAGCGTATTTTGAAGAAAATAGAGTCCGTTTTGGTCCTCGACGAAAGACGGGGGGGCGAAAGGTTAAGGATTGCTGGCAGGAAGATGTTTATGCTGTGCGTGATGTGGGGCGAAAAAAGTCCGGGTTGTCGTCGAAATTGAAGGAATAA